A stretch of the Anaeromyxobacter sp. genome encodes the following:
- the dnaE gene encoding DNA polymerase III subunit alpha, whose amino-acid sequence MADFTHLHLHTLYSLLDGAIRIKDLLKTVTARGMTSVAVTDHGNLFGAVDFYKKAKEAGVKPILGMEAYVAGEKGRADRTERIGRHLILLAKDAEGWANLRVLSSKAFTEGFYYDPRIDKGLLRQHSKGLIGLSACLGGEVPRLCRQGDMDGARRAAREYRDIFDPGAFYLEVQSNGMKDQLEVNQRLAELAEGEGIPLVATADAHYVDRKDARAHEVLMCIASNKTLNDDKRIKHDTDGLFITSPDDMVQALPQFREAIDNTMRIAEQCNVELQLGKSFLPRFQLPDGVSEDEYIDELAKKGLDRRFAEIHQRYPHERDAYRARLELELGVIKKMGFPGYFLIVADFINWAKAHGVPVGPGRGSGAGSIVAWALRITDLDPLRWNLLFERFLNPERVSMPDFDIDFCQDRRDEVITYVRGKYGKDNVGQIITFGSLKARSVIRDVVRVMGLPFAEGDRIAKLVPDPVQGKTPTLRELVFGVPGKDGLAAQPPEPRLAEMWEKPQPLHSWTSSAGVQEKVTTKDLLDIAMSLEGLNRQAGLHAAGVVIADKPLWEYVPAYQDDKSDMLVSQFAKDEVEAAGLVKFDFLGLKTLTVIDDALRLVKANHPELSALQACDIPIDDPKVYELISRGDTAGVFQMESSGFTEMVTKMKPSQFEDVIAAGALYRPGPLDQKLEDGRTMVDVYIDRKHGRDRVSYDHPKLQPILESTYGVIVYQEQVMQISQALGGYSLGQADLLRRAMGKKKADVMAKERARFMEGATAQGVEPKVAGGVFDLMEKFAAYGFNKSHSAAYGLLTVQTAWLKAHYPVEFMAALISSEASNTDKVVAHIGEARTSRIEVLPPDVNESNAEFRALPGKKGEKQKGHIRFGLGAVKGVGDSAVEAILAARAEGGPFTSLYDFAGRVDSRRINKKVVEALVKCGAFDFERVPRWQLHAGIEQAFSAGASAQADRQSGQASLFGALPAAAVVPRYPRPGDPLGEGRVEEWPERVRLAFEKEALGFYITGHPLAGHEKEVRRYASSTCASVAGKREKDKVTVVGVVAGLRERMNKEKGTRFGFITLEDLSGTVEVACWAGRPGQGNKPAQRGWADWEVFLKSDEPLLIHGEVKVNSRDEDNPRAELTAIEVEPLSRVRTQKTSEVLLRIDADRLDAALATAVKGLFAKYPGTCAVTVRATIPRESETTISVAQRVATSDALIEAARRLGFEVELR is encoded by the coding sequence ATGGCCGACTTCACGCACCTCCACCTGCACACGCTCTACTCCCTCCTCGACGGGGCCATCCGCATCAAGGACCTGCTCAAGACCGTCACGGCGCGCGGCATGACGTCGGTGGCCGTCACCGACCACGGCAACCTCTTCGGCGCCGTCGACTTCTACAAGAAGGCCAAGGAGGCCGGGGTGAAGCCCATCCTGGGCATGGAGGCCTACGTCGCGGGCGAGAAGGGGCGCGCCGACCGCACCGAGCGCATCGGCCGCCACCTCATCCTGCTCGCCAAGGACGCCGAGGGCTGGGCCAACCTGCGGGTGCTCTCGTCGAAGGCCTTCACCGAGGGCTTCTACTACGACCCACGCATCGACAAGGGGCTGCTGCGCCAGCACTCGAAGGGGCTCATCGGCCTCTCCGCCTGCCTGGGCGGCGAGGTGCCCCGGCTCTGCCGGCAGGGCGACATGGACGGCGCCCGCCGCGCCGCCCGCGAGTACCGCGACATCTTCGACCCCGGCGCCTTCTACCTGGAGGTGCAGTCCAACGGGATGAAGGACCAGCTCGAGGTGAACCAGCGGCTGGCCGAGCTGGCCGAGGGGGAGGGCATCCCGCTGGTGGCCACCGCCGACGCGCACTACGTGGACCGCAAGGACGCGCGGGCCCACGAGGTGCTGATGTGCATCGCCTCCAACAAGACGCTCAACGACGACAAGCGCATCAAGCACGACACCGACGGGCTCTTCATCACCAGCCCCGACGACATGGTGCAGGCGCTGCCGCAGTTCCGCGAGGCCATCGACAACACCATGCGCATCGCCGAGCAGTGCAACGTGGAGCTCCAGCTCGGCAAGAGCTTCCTGCCGCGCTTCCAGCTGCCCGACGGCGTCAGCGAGGACGAGTACATCGACGAGCTGGCCAAGAAGGGGCTGGACCGGCGCTTCGCCGAGATCCACCAGCGCTACCCGCACGAGCGCGACGCCTACCGGGCGCGCCTCGAGCTGGAGCTGGGGGTCATCAAGAAGATGGGCTTCCCCGGCTACTTCCTCATCGTGGCCGACTTCATCAACTGGGCCAAGGCGCACGGCGTGCCGGTGGGCCCCGGCCGCGGCTCCGGCGCCGGCTCCATCGTGGCCTGGGCCCTGCGCATCACCGACCTCGACCCGCTGCGCTGGAACCTGCTCTTCGAGCGCTTCCTCAACCCGGAGCGGGTCTCGATGCCCGACTTCGACATCGACTTCTGCCAGGACCGGCGCGACGAGGTCATCACCTACGTGCGCGGCAAGTACGGCAAGGACAACGTCGGGCAGATCATCACCTTCGGCTCGCTCAAGGCCCGCTCGGTGATCCGCGACGTGGTGCGGGTCATGGGCCTGCCCTTCGCCGAGGGCGACCGCATCGCCAAGCTGGTGCCCGACCCGGTGCAGGGCAAGACCCCCACCCTGCGGGAGCTGGTCTTCGGCGTGCCGGGCAAGGACGGCCTGGCGGCCCAGCCACCCGAGCCGCGCCTGGCCGAGATGTGGGAGAAGCCGCAGCCGCTGCACAGCTGGACCAGCTCGGCCGGGGTGCAGGAGAAGGTCACCACCAAGGACCTGCTCGACATCGCCATGAGCCTGGAGGGGCTGAACCGGCAGGCCGGGCTGCACGCCGCCGGCGTGGTCATCGCCGACAAGCCGCTCTGGGAGTACGTGCCGGCCTACCAGGACGACAAGTCGGACATGCTGGTGTCCCAGTTCGCCAAGGACGAGGTGGAGGCGGCCGGCCTGGTGAAGTTCGACTTCCTGGGGCTGAAGACCCTCACCGTCATCGACGACGCGCTCCGGCTGGTCAAGGCCAACCACCCCGAGCTCTCGGCCCTGCAGGCCTGCGACATCCCCATCGACGACCCCAAGGTCTACGAGCTGATCAGCCGCGGCGACACCGCCGGCGTCTTCCAGATGGAGTCCTCGGGCTTCACCGAGATGGTCACCAAGATGAAGCCCTCGCAGTTCGAGGACGTCATCGCGGCCGGCGCCCTCTACCGCCCCGGCCCCCTCGACCAGAAGCTCGAGGACGGGCGCACCATGGTGGACGTCTACATCGACCGGAAGCACGGCCGCGACCGGGTCAGCTACGACCACCCCAAGCTGCAGCCCATCCTGGAGAGCACCTACGGCGTCATCGTCTACCAGGAGCAGGTGATGCAGATCTCCCAGGCGCTGGGCGGCTACAGCCTGGGCCAGGCCGACCTGCTGCGCCGCGCCATGGGCAAGAAGAAGGCCGACGTGATGGCCAAGGAGCGCGCCCGGTTCATGGAGGGCGCCACCGCCCAGGGCGTCGAGCCGAAGGTGGCCGGCGGCGTCTTCGACCTGATGGAGAAGTTCGCCGCCTACGGCTTCAACAAGAGCCACTCGGCCGCCTACGGCCTGCTCACCGTGCAGACCGCCTGGCTCAAGGCCCACTACCCGGTGGAGTTCATGGCGGCGCTCATCTCGAGCGAGGCCTCCAACACCGACAAGGTGGTGGCCCACATCGGCGAGGCGCGGACCAGCCGCATCGAGGTGCTGCCGCCGGACGTCAACGAGTCCAACGCCGAGTTCCGCGCCCTGCCGGGCAAGAAGGGCGAGAAGCAGAAGGGGCACATCCGCTTCGGGCTGGGCGCGGTCAAGGGCGTGGGCGACTCGGCGGTGGAGGCCATCCTGGCGGCGCGCGCCGAGGGCGGGCCCTTCACCTCGCTCTACGACTTCGCCGGGCGGGTCGACAGCCGCCGCATCAACAAGAAGGTGGTGGAGGCGCTGGTGAAGTGCGGCGCCTTCGACTTCGAGCGGGTGCCGCGCTGGCAGCTGCACGCCGGCATCGAGCAGGCCTTCTCGGCCGGCGCCTCGGCGCAGGCGGACCGGCAGAGCGGGCAGGCCTCGCTGTTCGGGGCCCTGCCGGCCGCGGCGGTGGTGCCGCGCTACCCGCGGCCGGGCGACCCGCTCGGCGAGGGGCGCGTCGAGGAGTGGCCGGAGCGGGTCCGCCTGGCCTTCGAGAAGGAGGCGCTGGGCTTCTACATCACCGGCCACCCGCTGGCGGGCCACGAGAAGGAGGTGCGCCGCTACGCCTCCTCGACCTGCGCCTCGGTGGCCGGCAAGCGCGAGAAGGACAAGGTCACCGTGGTGGGCGTGGTGGCGGGGCTGCGGGAGCGCATGAACAAGGAGAAGGGCACCCGCTTCGGCTTCATCACGCTGGAGGACCTGTCCGGCACGGTGGAGGTGGCCTGCTGGGCCGGGCGCCCCGGCCAGGGCAACAAGCCGGCGCAGCGCGGCTGGGCCGACTGGGAGGTCTTCCTCAAGAGCGACGAGCCGCTGCTCATCCACGGTGAGGTGAAGGTCAACTCGCGCGACGAGGACAACCCGCGGGCCGAGCTCACCGCCATCGAGGTGGAGCCGCTCTCGCGCGTCCGCACCCAGAAGACCAGCGAGGTGCTGCTGCGCATCGACGCCGACCGGCTCGACGCCGCGCTGGCCACGGCCGTGAAAGGTTTGTTTGCCAAGTACCCGGGCACCTGTGCGGTGACCGTGCGGGCCACCATCCCGCGGGAGTCCGAGACCACCATCTCGGTGGCGCAGCGGGTGGCCACCAGCGACGCGCTCATCGAGGCGGCCCGCCGCCTCGGGTTCGAGGTGGAGCTGCGCTAG
- a CDS encoding aldo/keto reductase, whose protein sequence is MPTSAFPGLADYSLLGRSGLRVSPLCLGTMTFGTEWGWGADEATARSLFRRYVEAGGNFIDTADLYVNGRSEELLGTFMKDAGNRHRLVVASKFTFNAHPGDPNAGGNGRKNILRALEGSLRRLGTDYLDLYWLHAWDGLTPAEEVMATFDALVRSGTVRHVGLSDVPAWYLARAQTLAEWRGWEPVAALQLEYSLVERTIEREFVPAALELGAGICGWSPLGGGFLTGKYQRAEGTDGSGAGRLQQTKGSGNPVFVKFTERNWRVLEVLRAVAAEVGRSPAQVALSWITRRPGVSSTIVGATTLGQLEDNLGALSLALPAEAARRLEEASRPDPGFPYAFFTDAMRGAVTGGTSVRAEPPWFRAR, encoded by the coding sequence ATGCCCACCTCCGCCTTCCCCGGCCTGGCCGACTACTCGCTCCTGGGCCGCTCCGGCCTGCGCGTCTCACCCCTCTGCCTGGGCACCATGACCTTCGGCACCGAGTGGGGCTGGGGCGCCGACGAGGCCACCGCACGCTCGCTCTTCCGGCGCTACGTGGAGGCCGGCGGCAACTTCATCGACACCGCCGACCTCTACGTCAACGGCCGCTCCGAGGAGCTGCTCGGCACCTTCATGAAGGACGCCGGCAACCGCCACCGGCTGGTGGTGGCCTCCAAGTTCACCTTCAACGCCCACCCGGGCGATCCCAACGCCGGCGGCAACGGGCGCAAGAACATCCTCCGGGCGCTGGAGGGGAGCCTGCGGCGGCTCGGCACCGACTACCTGGACCTCTACTGGCTGCACGCCTGGGACGGCCTCACCCCGGCCGAGGAGGTGATGGCCACCTTCGACGCGCTGGTCCGCTCCGGCACGGTGCGCCACGTGGGGCTCTCCGACGTGCCGGCCTGGTACCTGGCCCGGGCCCAGACGCTGGCCGAGTGGCGCGGCTGGGAGCCGGTGGCGGCGCTGCAGCTCGAGTACTCGCTGGTGGAGCGGACCATCGAGCGCGAGTTCGTGCCGGCGGCGCTGGAGCTGGGCGCCGGGATCTGCGGCTGGTCACCGCTGGGCGGCGGCTTCCTCACCGGCAAGTACCAGCGCGCCGAGGGGACCGACGGCAGCGGCGCCGGCCGCCTGCAGCAGACCAAGGGCTCCGGCAACCCGGTCTTCGTGAAGTTCACCGAGCGCAACTGGCGGGTGCTGGAGGTGCTGCGGGCGGTGGCCGCCGAGGTGGGGCGCTCGCCGGCCCAGGTGGCCCTGAGCTGGATCACCCGGCGGCCCGGGGTCAGCTCCACCATCGTGGGGGCCACCACGCTCGGGCAGCTCGAGGACAACCTGGGGGCGCTCTCGCTGGCGCTGCCGGCCGAGGCGGCGCGCCGCCTGGAGGAGGCCAGCCGCCCGGACCCCGGCTTCCCCTACGCCTTCTTCACCGACGCCATGCGGGGCGCCGTCACCGGCGGCACCTCGGTGCGGGCCGAGCCGCCCTGGTTCAGGGCGCGGTGA